The window ATCAGATAATCCGGTATTTCACCCAAATTCTTTTTATGCAGATATTCCAATACTGAAACTACGTATAATGCCGGTTGAGTATATTTAGTCAAATTGAGTTGTTTATTCTCATCATATAGGCACAGGTCTTTAATAGAATATCCCAATATATTATCTGCTGCTTTCACTAACTCGGTGAACTCATCAAAATAATCCTTACCCATTCCAACAATTTGTGAGCCTTGTCCACAAAAAACAAACGTCTTCATTTTATCCCCCACTTTTCGTAAAAAGAAACTCTTCCTCGATATTCTCATGTAAATCTACTAATACTTTTCATTCCATTTCTAAGTAAAAAGGTCTTGAAATCTTTTAAATTGTTAAAAGAAAAGTAAATATTATTTTCAAATACTTCTTTCATACTTTTCCCTACTTCTGTACCATAAGAGTGTCCAGGCAGCAAAATAATATCATCATTAATATGTTCTTTTATTTTCCTTATACTTTCGTATAAGCTTTCCACCATGCTTTCACGCTCAGGAAGTCCGCATCCTTCATTTAGTAAAAAATCCCCGGTGAGAAATAAATTTCCAATCACATAGCTAACACTTGCTGCCGTATGGCCCGGTGTTAATAAACACTTTATAGGCGCAGTTATAGTGCATATGTTTGTTGGTGCTGAAAGTTCAATAATATTTTGGCATTTAAAAGGTCTGGCTAACATCTCTCGTTCTTCAATAAATACAGGACAATCGTATGTGAACGATAACTGGTCAGCTAAATTTATGTGATCAAAATGTGAGTGTGTTATTAGTATTGCGTCTATTGTACAACCTAATCTACGAATTTGAAGTTTAAATTTGTCTATCTCCCATGAGGGATCGACAATGAGGGCGTGATTATTATATGTATTATGAAGTATATAGCAATTGTTAACGAATGCTTGCCACTTTGTTTTTAGGCAAATATAATCAAGCATTTTTCACCTACTCAGACCTAAATTTTATGTCCGCCTGCTGACATATTTCCTGAACTGCAAATTTCCCTGTAGAAGCTGAAATAGTAACAGCTCCCGGACTTGATATCCATTGACCGGCAAGTGCAAAATTATCAATGCCCTCCAGTTTGCATTTATGGTTGCTGTATTTTGCGGATACTTTTCTTCCATATCCCATCCATGCACCTCTATACGCACCATAAATTCTATTATATGTAACAGGTGTGGCAACCTCTGCTACCTCAATTTTCCCTTTTGCCTTCGGGTATGATACTTCAATCTGTTCTATAACTGCCTTTGCAACGCGCTCTTTTTCGGATTTATATTTAGCAATATCTGTGTCATGCAGATTTTTCCAATAATTGTAATCATACACATCCATTGTCACAACGGCAGCAGTTTTCCCTTCCGGTGCAAAAGACTTTTCATGTTTAAATGTATTGACATAAATGTCTTCTATTAAGTCATTACCTATTTTAATCGATTTATTAAGAGAAACTACAAGAGGAGAGACATCCTGTGATAAATCTGCAGCTATTCCTAAGCTGACAAAAACACAGCTGGCAAAGGTATAGTCTCCACCGTTACTACTTAAAATTTCATTATATGCCTCGTCTTTAATTTTACCTTCTAATAGTTTGTTCAGTGTAATACTTATATCGGTAGAAGATATAACATAGTCACCCTTAACAACTTGTCCGTTATCTAATTCAATTCCAACAGCCTTACCATTTTCCTGTAATACTCTTTTAACAGGTGAACTTAAATGAATGGTTCCCCCTAGCTCCTTGAACCTTTTGCAAATGTTTTCGGAAACACCGGCTGATCCGCCCAAAGGCCATCCACCATCATATGAAGCTACTGAGCCAAGTTGAGCAATTGGCGCATATGCCGGAAAAGTATCTAAAGCAAGTGTTTTTAGGGCATTTCTAATTAGAGTACTTTTAAACTTTTTAAAATAGTCTACTCCATCAACTTTTCCGTACTTCATCATAATAGGTCCCATAGAGGACATTTTCATAGAAAATTTGATATTATCGAATATTGACATTTCAGGCATATGCTTATTTACGGGTGTTTCAAATGATTTTGCTTTCTTAGCAAACTTACACAATTCCTTAATCATTTCTGTATCTTCGGGAGCAACTTCAAGTAAGTGTTCTTTTAATTTATCTACATCTCTGTAGAAATATAATTTTTTACCTTTATGTTCAACAGTTAAAAAGATGTCTTCCATTATAATCTTATCGTCTTCAAAAGCACCTAAGGTTTTAAACATATCGTAAGCAGCGGTACCTTTTCTTGTACCAATTAACCATCTTATTGCTCCATCAAAGGTATAGTCTTTCCTCTTCCAAGAAGTACATTCCCCGCCCGGCTTTGGCTGTGCTTCAAATATCTCGGTTTCAAATCCGTTAAGCCTGGAAAACACCCCCGCGGATAACCCTGATATTCCCCCACCTACTATCAATACTTTTTTCATAGTGCTCCCCCTTTATTGGTTGTACTTTTCTAAAAATTCTTTACATACTGCATTAAATTCTTTAGGAACTGATAAGTTTGAACTATGTCCTGAGGTCTCAAATATATGTAATTCGGAATTCCTTATTTCTCTATTCATTCGTTCTGATAATTCAACCGGAAGTATCTTATCTTTTGCTCCGGCAAGAATCAGCGTGGGAATATTAATTTTACCAAGAAAATCTCCTGTTTTCCCATGACCCGAATGTAAAACAGCTTCATATTTCAATGCCATTTCATCTGATATACAGGTACTGTCATCAAATAGCTTCCTTGCTTCGGATGCTCCTGCACTTTCAAAATCATCATAAACTAATTCTTTTAATCCAACATGACTGTCTACCGTCAGTTCAGCCGATGTATTTGCCAGTATCAGTGAATTACAGCGTTCTTCATATTTAATGCCTATAAATTGTGCTAACACGCCGCCCCAGGATGTACCCAGCAAGTCAATCTTAGTATTAATCCCAAGCATATCAATAACTTCCATATAGTAGCTGCTTATTGCTTCAAAAGAGACATCATCACAGGCTTGGCTAAGACCTACACCGGGCATATGGATAACAATCATTTGTCTGTTAAAACTGTCATCACTAAATTGAGGTATAAATTGACTGGCAGCCAAACCAAAACCGGGAATCATAATAAGAGGTTTTCCCTTACCTTTTACAACCACTTCAACCATAGTACCAACTGATTGAAGCTTAATTAGGAAGTGTGTAACTCTGCTATTGGAATCTTCTAGCAAATTTCCAATTGATTTTGGTTCTTTTATCTCATTTACACTCTTCCAGAACTCAACCATATCATCCTTAATGTTGCCAATGCTTCCCGTTCCTAATAAAATCGGCCTCTTATCAGCAATAAGCTTAAATAGTGTTTTATCCGGAGGATTACATTTTTGTCTGTTTAATGATAGTGATATGGACTTTTTAACCTTGTGTTTTGGTGTATACTCACCTAAAACTATGTGTGTGTTTCTTCCTCCGCAGCCGATTTCCGTTATTGCAGCTATTCTGCTGTTATCCGAATTCCACGGATGCAGTTTAGTCAAAAATTCTATATGTTCAGAAGGAGCGTCAGAAATCCGTTTGTTTAGAGTACTTCCCCTTGATATAGATGCAGGAATAATATGATTTTTCATCATAGATATTATCCTAATGATGGCTGCATATACTGAAACTGCTTCCATATCACCAAATTGACTTCTTGAACTTCCAACTGCAATCTTTGTGTCCTCTCTTTGCGGTATCTTTTTTCCAAATACATTAGCATATGACATATACTCATTTTCAGCGGAGAATTTCGTTCCCAAACCAATTGAGTCAATATAATCAACGCCGTTAATTTTACTGTCTGAATATACCTGAGTTAACAATTCTATCAAAGAAGCTTGTCTTGGAACTAACTTTCCGTTACTACTATGTGATTGTATCTTTTTTATTACTGCATAGACCTTATCCTTGTCCCTAACAGCTTCTGATAAGGGTTTTAAAAGAATTACTGCTGCACCTTCTGCAGGTATAACTCCCGAGACATCTTCTCCAAACATATCACTAGCATTATTTTCAGCTAAACGACTTTCGCTGGTTAGTCTCTTGAATCTTTCATCAGAAAGCAATAAATTTACTCCACCTGCGATTGCCATTTTACATTCGCCTTTGGAAATAGAATCTATTGCATCATTTAAACTTTGAGAAGATGATAAAGTCCCATCCAATACTTTAGCAGGGCCCTCCAAATTAAAATGAGTACTTATGTTAGATGCCAAATATGCATTAGTAATCAATTTAATGTCGCATTCATCGTATCCTTTGCTATATAACAGCTCCTTATACTCTTCTCTTGTAGTTCCTAAAAATACGCCTATATTTTGATTTGCTATTTCACTTGTTTTATAGCCTGCATCTGCAAATAATTCAGCTGTTAATTGCAATAAAATTCTATACTTTGGATCAATAAAAGTACTATCTTGTTTTGAATAATTAAAATATTCATTATCAAAATCCCAAATATCTTGAACAAAATAACCTGATTTATTATTTAAATTAGTGCCTTCTCTATCACTACAAGCTTCAAAAACCGTACTATTTGAACAAATTTGCTCCAATACATCTGCCTCATTATCTCCAAAAGGCAGTTTAAATGACACCCCTATAATCGCAATATCATTATCTTCATTTTTCTCTTCTAATTCATACGGCTCCTCTTGATGATATACTTCTGAGTAAGACACTACTTCTATTACATCATCTTTTCTACATCTGCCAACTGACAGTTCACAATATTTATTGGTTACTTCCGTTGAGAAATTAGAAACTAAATAAACAGCTAATGAGGATATATTTTTTAAATTATTAAATATAACCGGACTTATTTCAATTGAGAACTTATCCTTAATGGATACTGCTAATTTAACAAATCTTAACGAATCAAATTCCATATTAGAAAACGGTGTATATTCCCCTATATCTTTTTCAGATAAATCCACAATCTCTATAACGCTTCGCTTTAATTCGTCGTTTACAAAGGCTAATAACTCATCGGGGTTACATTCAACATCTATACATATTGCTTCTGGCGAAACAGTAGTGCATATACTGGTCTCTTCCTTAATAATGTCATCCCGTACTTCTTTATTCTCAACCTTTTCTTCCTTTGTACCTTCTAATACGTAGCCTTTATAATTTAGTAAAATATCTTCGATTTTTTCTGTACTTAAGTATTTTCGATTTATTTTAGTATTAACATTTAAAGGCATTTCTTCCAATACAATGTAATAACTTGGTAACATATACACCGGCAGCCATTTACCAATGTTTGCTGAAATTGCACTCGCATCTATATCTGATTTAATTGATTTTAGTATAACAAAGGTTACTATTTCCGAATGATTAGAACTATCTTTCCTAATTACAGATGCACTGTTACGTATATAATCTAATTTTAATATTTGATTGTCGATTTCTTCTAACTCAATTCTCAAGCCTCGAAATTTTACCATGCCATCAATTCTACAATAATATTTCAGATTATCATCATCCATAAATGAAACTAAATCTCCGCTGCAATGTAAATAGCTATCTTTCAAAAAAGGATTCTGAATAAATTTTTTACCATTAAGCTCATCTTGCTTGTAATAGCATGGCTGATTAGTACCTGCTCCTCCTATATATAATTCCCCTTTAGCACCTTTTGGGAGCAGCTGATGATAGCTATCTAATATATAAATTTGATAATTGTGAATTGGCTTTCCTATCCCAACTTTCCGGGCATCAGTTATTTTCTGTATTGATGTAATAATCGCTGCTTCTGTTGGCCCACACATATTCCAAACAACACCATATAAGTCCATCATCTTTTGAGCCAGATTATTATTTAGTGCATCACCTGCGACCCATGCTCTGGTCATTGTTTTGCTATTAAAGCCTGTAACAAATAATATTTCATACAGTGAAGGAGTTGCACAAAAATATGTAACCGGTATGTCATGTAATTTCTTAGTCAATGCTATCTGATCATCAATAATATCCGAAGATAGCATCTCAATAGTACCGCCGGCACATAATATAGGTAATATTTCTAATAGTGACATGTCAAAACTTATAGAAGCAATTGTAATCGTGTAGTCACTACCGGATACTCCTGGTTCTATTAACATAGACTGAATAATATTAGTTAAACTATTCTGCCAAACCTGAACTCCTTTTGGATTTCCTGTAGACCCGGATGTATAAATCATATATGCTAAATCTTCTAAATTTGTTTCACTCTTATACACTGTTCCCGATAAACTGCTCTTCTTATTACGAAGCTCAGATTCAACAGACAGCTTTGTTATATCGTCATTAATAAATTGAAGTCTGTTATCGTTAGTCAGTACCATTTTCATAGCCGTTTCACCGATAATATAACTAAATCTGTCCAATGGAAGCTTTGTGTCATATGGAAGATAAACCGCACCGATTTTAAATAACGCCAGCATAGAAATGATTACCTCTGCTGATCTATCCATATAAACACCAACTATATCTCCCTTATGTACTCCTCTTTCAACTAATAAATGCGCCAAATAATTGCTCTCATCTCTTAATTGTGCATAAGTAAGCATAGTCCCCTTAAACACTACTGCTGTTTTGTGGGGAAGGGTATCTCCATATCGGTCAATTATTTCATGAACACACAACTGCTCAAAATTTTTGTCAGTATTGTTTATTACATTCAATAAATAATTCTTCTCTTCTTCACAAACGCAATCAAGTTCATATATTAATTTTTCTTGATTGCTGCAAATATCATTTAGCAGGTAAATATAATTCTCACCAAATTGTTCTATAAAATCCTTACTAAATGAGTCTCTTTTATATTTTATTGCAAGTATTGCATTATCCTGTTGTTCTTGTAATTCAAGAAATATGTCAAATACGCCTTCTTGTTGTATACTATTAACTAATTTCGTATCTTGTTCACTCTTACTTCCGAAATTATCAAGTTGGTGTCTTCCTAATTCTTTCAGAAAGGATTGAACTGCAAATACAATAGTATACATATTATCAGTAGTTTTGCCCAATTTCCCGGCAACATTTAAAAATGGATATGTACTATATCGCATAATATCCATTATTTCTTTTTTCAGATTAGAAACAAAAACCCTAAACTTCTCCTCTAATGGTATTTCAGTAAAGACAGGTACTGTATTGGAGAAAAACCCTATGCAGTCAGAAAACTTTGAACTTGGCCGACCATACATGGGTGTTCCAACTTGTAATTTATCCTGTCCTGAGTATCTGTTTAGCAATACAAAAAATGCAGCTAAGGTTAATACATATAAAGAAACACCAAACTCATCTGCTGTCTCCCTTAACTTCTTCAGAGTTAAATAATCAACGCCTTTTAGTATTGTTTCACCTTCAAAAGTTATTCCTCTATTTTTAAGGGGTTCTTTCGGCAAATCTATGCCATTAAAATCATTATTCAATTTTTTTATCCAGAATTCTTCTGCTTCTTTTCCAAAAGCCGATAAAAGCATATTTTCCTGCCACTCAACAAACTCCTTATAGCTCGCCTTGGGCTTTTGAATACGTATTTTTTCACCAATTTTACAGGTACAGTATGCTTCTACAAAATGACTTGCCAGAATAGTTAAGGACGGCCCATCTGCAAGAATATGGTGAATCACTAAAAGAACCAGATGTTTTTCTTTTTCGATTTTAAAATTACATACTCTCAGGCTATAATCCTTAGCTAAATCAAAAGGGCGCTTATAAACAGATAAAACTGTTTTTTTCTGTTTATCAAATGTTTCATTAGTAATATCAAGATATTCATAGGAAAAGTTATTTTCATCCCGAACAGATTGATGTGGTTCGCCATTTTCAACTTCTGTACAATTTGAAAACACAGTTCTCAAATTTCCATGGAGTGATACTATGTAAGAGCAAGTTTTTAAAAGAATTTCTTCATTGACTTCTTCGTTTATGATAATAGGCACTGACAAATTATATGCACTATTATCCGGATACATAATATTACTTAGCCATAATGGCTTTTGAATAGATGAAAGTGGGAAATTAACACATTCCTCTTCATTTCCGCTATTTTCAAGTAACTTTAAGGCTTCTTCTGCACTAATCTCATGACGAAAAACCATACTATATATTTCTCTTTTATTCATATGATTACCTCAATTCACATTCTCTTAAAAATAAATTGCATAATATCAATATTTCAATTTATCTTGTCAGAAAGAAAACTCTCCAAATTATCCCCTGCTAAATTCATGAATGCATAAGTAGATATTAAGTCACTTTTGATAATTCTATTTGAGAATCCTGCCAAAGTAGCCATTGGCCCTAAATCCATTAGAGTAGTCGGCACTGCTGCTTTTTCAATATATTTTATAGTGTCGCTAAATTTGATTGGTTCAGATAAAATATTAAATAGATATTCACCGTTTATATAATCTACTTTCTTTGCGGTCATAGTAGAAATAACTTCAATTGTAGGCTTATTAATTTTCAATTGCTCTAAAAATTTGCAACAGCTTTCTTTGTATGGTTGAATTAAACTCGGATTATGGAACCCTACTTTTGTAGGTAATAAAACCGTCAAATACTTATGCTCTTCATAATACTTATTTAACTTTTTCAATTCTTCCGTTAATCCTGATACAATAAAATGATTATCATGATTAAACGCACCGATACAGCCATACCGATTAGCACAGCTATCATTAATATAGTCTTTATTAATATTTCCGATTACCGTTAACATTCCACTGGGTGCAACTCTGTTTTGTATATAACTGGTAACCGAATATACATACATAATAGCAGCTTCAGGTTCTAATGCACCTGAAACAGTTAACGCCACAAACTCACCTAAACTTGTTCCCACTAATAAATCCGGCTCTACACCATTTTCCATCAGCACCTTCGCTAAAGAATACTGAATTGCAAACAGTACTGCACAGCCAAAACCAACATCGTTAAAGAGTAAGTGTGAATTTTTCTTATTATACATTTCATCAACAAATGATATATTGGTATTTAAAAAGAAGATATTATCAAGATAATCCATGTAATACTTAATTTTTAAGTTCGTATTATACAGATTTTCTCCCATTTCTAAGAATTGTGAGCCCTGTCCGGAAAACATAAATACTATTTTCTTACCGTCATACATCTTTAGTATCCTCCCTGTTATTACTTTCACCCTTTTAAAGGCACCTTTATTTATTCTTATAAGAGAGTCTACCAATAGGTGTTCATTTTTTTATAAGACCAAATGAAAGATTAATATTATGGGACATGTTTATCTATTGATTTATTCTTCCCAACCTTTGATATTTTTCGTATCTCATGTTTACCAGCTTATCCGCAGAGAACTCATAGTATTTATTAATACTTTGCAGGATTTTATTGCTTAAATCCTCATACACATGATTAAAATCTCCGTTATTTTCTTTGATTACCATATCAACAACTCCAAGAGAATACAAATCATCTGCAGTAAGCTTAAGACATTCTGCTACTTCTTTTACTCTGGCCGGGTCCTTCCACAAAATACTTGCACAGCCTTCCGGGGAAATTACAGAATATATTGCGTTTTCCAGCATCCAAACCTCATCAGCTACTGCCAATGCCAAAGCACCACCACTTCCACCTTCTCCTATAAGAATTGAAATAATGGGTACTTTCAAATCAATCATTGTAATCAGATTTTCAGCTATTGCCTGTCCTTGTCCTCTTTCCTCGGCACCAATTCCGCAATATGCCCCTGAGGTGTCTATAAAACATATTACCGGCCTGTTAAACTTTTCAGCTAACTTCATCTGTCTAAGAGCTTTTCTGTACCCTTCAGGATGAGCTGAACCAAAGTTTCTGCTCAATCTTTCTTTAGTATCCAGACCTTTTTCTAATGCTATTACTGTAACCGGCCTATTTCCAAGCAAGCCAATTCCGGCAACTACAGCATTATCATCTCCGAATCGTTTGTCACCGTGGAACTCCATAAAGTTAGTAAAAATATTATTGATATACACTTTTGATGTGGGACGATCTTTTGACCTTGCCGCCATTACCTTATCGTAAGCGCTCATTATCTCGCCTCCATGTTATGTAGCATTAATATATTCCCTAAGTATTTCTTCAGCTCATTTCTGCTAACAATATTATCTATAAATCCTTTTTCCATAAGAAATTCTGCCTTTTGAAATCCATCAGGAAGAGATCTTCTGATTGTTTGTTCTATTACTCTTGGACCTGCAAAACCTATTAATGTATCCGGCTCACTAAGAATAATATCTCCCTGCATTGCAAAACTTGCTGTTACCCCTCCGGTAGTCGGATCTGTCAGAACAGCTACATACAAATTTCCATTATTGCTGTGTCTCTTTACAGCTCCGCTTATCTTTGCCATCTGCATCAAAGACATAATACCTTCTTGCATCCTTGCCCCGCCAGAAACGGTAAAGCCTATAACAGGAATTGATTTGTCAGTTGCCATTTCAAAAAGTCTTGCTATTTTTTCTCCAACAACACAGCCCATACTTCCCATCATAAAAAATGGTTCCATAGCAAAAACAGCACACTCAAAGCCTTCTATTTTAGCAATTCCGCAAATTACAGCTTCGTTTTCGCCATTTTCTTCTATTGCCGTCTTTAACTTTTCGGCATATCCCGGGAAATCTAATATATTCTTAGATTTAAGTTCTTTATCATACTCCACGAATGTCTCATCATCTACTGTTATGCCTATCCTTTTTCTTGCATTTATTCTGAAGTGATATCCGCATTCTCTGCAAACCTCAAGGTTATCTACCAGTTCACTTTTTAGCAAGGTCTCTTTGCATTTTGGACAAATCAATAACAGTTCCTTAGGTGCACAAGGAATTAAAGTTGATTCCTTTTTATATTCCATTTCCGGTTTTAGTTCGAGTTTTTTAAATGATATTTTTTTTAGCATATGGTTGCTCCATTCTTATTTTCCATTTCATTTAAAATATTTTCGATATGAATTGGATCTGTAGAATAGCTACCTTCTTTAAATATCTGACTTGATATAATGTTCATATGAAGTAAACTATTATGTTCTATACCCTCAATAACTAATTCAGATAACGCCACCATCATCTTTCTGATAGCCTCTTCTCTTGTCCTTCCGTATACTATTAACTTCCCCAGCATGGAGTCATAGAATGGCGGAACAAAATAATCTTGATATATGGCAGTATCAAACCTTACCCATGGCCCGCCGGGAATGTGTAAAAGTGAGATTTTACCACTGCTTGGCCTGAAATTTATCAGCGGATTTTCTGCATTTATTCTGCATTCAATACAATGCCCTTTAATCTCAATATTTTCTTGTTCAACGTCCAGAGGCATGCCCGCCGCAATACGTATTTGCCATTTTACAATATCTATTCCAGTAACCATTTCAGTTACCGGATGCTCCACTTGAAGTCTGGTATTCATTTCCATGAAATAAAAATTACCATATTTATCCAATAAAAACTCTACTGTTCCAACACCTGTATAGTTAGTAGCTTTTGCGACTTTTACGGCTACTTTCATCATTTTTTTTCGTAGCTCTGCGCCAATTGCGGTAGATGGGCTTTCCTCTATTAATTTTTGGTGTTTTCTCTGTAAAGAACATTCTCTTTCCCCCAGACAAACAACCTTTCCGTAGTTATCACATAATATCTGCATTTCTACATGCTTAACAGGAGAAAGATATTTTTCTATATAGCAAGCCCCATCTCCGAAGGCACTTTTTGCTTCCGAGGATGCGGTAAGATATGCGCTTTCAAATTCATTTTCGTTATATACAATCCTTATACCTTTTCCTCCACCACCGGCTCTTGCCTTTATTAGTAATGGATAACCTATATCGTTAGCAATATTAATAGCATCCTTGGGATTTTCAATAATATCACCGCCTGGGATTACGGGGATTGAAGCATTTTGCATAATCCGTCTGGCATTATCCTTATCTCCCATCTTTGATATTATATCTGAACCAGGTCCGATAAAAACAATGTTGCACTTCTCACACAGAGATGCAAATTTAGAGTTTTCGGATAATAGTCCATAACCTGGATGTATCGCCTGAGCATTGCAAGCAATAGCAACAGTAATAATAGCAACCATATTTAAATAGCTTTTTCCGGTTTGAGCAGGACCTATACAATAGCTTTCATCAGCCAGTGTTACATGCAATGCATGTCTGTCTGCTTCTGAAAATATTGCTACTGTGGATATTCCCATTTCTTTGCATGCACGTATTATTCGAACAGCTATTTCACCGCGGTTTGCAATAAGTATTTTATTAAACATATTTACCTCTTTACCTCCGCCAATATTATAAATATCTGAAAATTGGCTGTCCAAATTCAACTACATCACCGTTTTGTGCACAAATTTCTACAATCTCACCATCTTCTTCAGCAACAATCTCATTGAATAATTTCATGGCTTCAATTATGCAAACAACTTGTCCCTTTTTAACTTTATCTCCTGTTGCAACAAATTCCTTATCTTTTGAGCTGGGTGCAGTATAGAATATTCCAACCATAGGAGCTTTAATCTCCTTTGTTGACGGGTTCACAGATAATGAATCAGCATTAACTTCATCACTATGTATAGCAGTATTCAGTTGCACTTCATTTTTTGAAACAGATTGAATTTTTTGTCGTTCCATTTCAATTCTTATTCTGCTATCACCTTCATTAATCTCGATGATATTAACGTTAGAAGAGTTTACAATTTTAACCAATTCTTTTATCTGCTCTATATTCATAACTTTCCCCCACATTTGTTATTGTTTTTGAAAATTTATTTAGCCATCAATAAAAAGTTCACTTGGCATAGAGACTTCATCAACAAATTGCTGCAACATATTTTCCTTGGATTTTATACTCATTGTCTCAGTTTTATCTTCTGTTCGGGTTTCACCTTGATTACTCAAGCTCTCATTATACTCATAGTCTTGTTGACTATATAACTTTTTGCCATGTTTTGTTTTATTAGCTGATATAATTAAATCTTCATGTTTTACTTTCAAATAATCAGTATTTATCTCTAAATTTATAAATGAAGTATCTCCCATTATTGCCTTCAAATAATCAATATCTGTATTAACGCCTTCAATTACAAACTCGTCTAATGCTCTGCTCATACGGGATATTGCTTCTTGTCTGGTATTTCCTTTAACGATTAACTTTGCAACCATAGAATCATAGTAATGGCTGATAAAAGAGTTCTGGCCTATTCCTGAATCTACCCTTACTCCCAAGCCATCCGGAACTTGATAATATGTTATGGCTCCTGCTGAAGGCATAAAACCATTATTTGTATCTTCCGAATAAATTCTGCACTCTATAGCATGACCCTTTAAATGTATATCCTTCTGTTTTATAGGCAGTTCCTTGCCATCTGCTATCAATACTTGCATTTTTACAATATCTATGTCCGTAACCATCTCTGTTACAGCATGTTCAACCTGTATTCTTGTATTCAATTCCAAAAAGAATACTTCACCATTGCTATATAAGAATTCCACAGTTCCTGCACTGGTATACTGGACTTCCTTTGCAATGGAAATTGCGTATTCAAATATTTTATCTTTTAATTCTTGAGAAATAGTCAAACATGGTGCTTCTTCAACTATCTTCTGAAATCTTCTTTGAATGGAGCATTCACGTTCTCCTAAATGGACTACATTGCCGTGAGAATCAGCCAAAAGTTGAACCTCAACGTGATGAACATCAGTGTAATATCTCTCAATAAACACTGAGTCATTATGAAATAGTGACTCAGCTACACTCTGAGATTTGAAAAAAGTATCCTTCAATTCATCTTTACTATTTGCAATATACATGCCCTTTCCGCCGCCACCTGCAGCCGGCTTTATCATTACCGGATATCCTATTGAAGAAGCAATATCTTCCGC of the Ruminiclostridium papyrosolvens DSM 2782 genome contains:
- a CDS encoding acyltransferase domain-containing protein; the encoded protein is MYDGKKIVFMFSGQGSQFLEMGENLYNTNLKIKYYMDYLDNIFFLNTNISFVDEMYNKKNSHLLFNDVGFGCAVLFAIQYSLAKVLMENGVEPDLLVGTSLGEFVALTVSGALEPEAAIMYVYSVTSYIQNRVAPSGMLTVIGNINKDYINDSCANRYGCIGAFNHDNHFIVSGLTEELKKLNKYYEEHKYLTVLLPTKVGFHNPSLIQPYKESCCKFLEQLKINKPTIEVISTMTAKKVDYINGEYLFNILSEPIKFSDTIKYIEKAAVPTTLMDLGPMATLAGFSNRIIKSDLISTYAFMNLAGDNLESFLSDKIN
- the accC gene encoding acetyl-CoA carboxylase biotin carboxylase subunit, giving the protein MFNKILIANRGEIAVRIIRACKEMGISTVAIFSEADRHALHVTLADESYCIGPAQTGKSYLNMVAIITVAIACNAQAIHPGYGLLSENSKFASLCEKCNIVFIGPGSDIISKMGDKDNARRIMQNASIPVIPGGDIIENPKDAINIANDIGYPLLIKARAGGGGKGIRIVYNENEFESAYLTASSEAKSAFGDGACYIEKYLSPVKHVEMQILCDNYGKVVCLGERECSLQRKHQKLIEESPSTAIGAELRKKMMKVAVKVAKATNYTGVGTVEFLLDKYGNFYFMEMNTRLQVEHPVTEMVTGIDIVKWQIRIAAGMPLDVEQENIEIKGHCIECRINAENPLINFRPSSGKISLLHIPGGPWVRFDTAIYQDYFVPPFYDSMLGKLIVYGRTREEAIRKMMVALSELVIEGIEHNSLLHMNIISSQIFKEGSYSTDPIHIENILNEMENKNGATIC
- the accD gene encoding acetyl-CoA carboxylase, carboxyltransferase subunit beta, with the translated sequence MLKKISFKKLELKPEMEYKKESTLIPCAPKELLLICPKCKETLLKSELVDNLEVCRECGYHFRINARKRIGITVDDETFVEYDKELKSKNILDFPGYAEKLKTAIEENGENEAVICGIAKIEGFECAVFAMEPFFMMGSMGCVVGEKIARLFEMATDKSIPVIGFTVSGGARMQEGIMSLMQMAKISGAVKRHSNNGNLYVAVLTDPTTGGVTASFAMQGDIILSEPDTLIGFAGPRVIEQTIRRSLPDGFQKAEFLMEKGFIDNIVSRNELKKYLGNILMLHNMEAR
- the accB gene encoding acetyl-CoA carboxylase biotin carboxyl carrier protein; protein product: MNIEQIKELVKIVNSSNVNIIEINEGDSRIRIEMERQKIQSVSKNEVQLNTAIHSDEVNADSLSVNPSTKEIKAPMVGIFYTAPSSKDKEFVATGDKVKKGQVVCIIEAMKLFNEIVAEEDGEIVEICAQNGDVVEFGQPIFRYL
- a CDS encoding acetyl-CoA carboxylase carboxyltransferase subunit alpha encodes the protein MSAYDKVMAARSKDRPTSKVYINNIFTNFMEFHGDKRFGDDNAVVAGIGLLGNRPVTVIALEKGLDTKERLSRNFGSAHPEGYRKALRQMKLAEKFNRPVICFIDTSGAYCGIGAEERGQGQAIAENLITMIDLKVPIISILIGEGGSGGALALAVADEVWMLENAIYSVISPEGCASILWKDPARVKEVAECLKLTADDLYSLGVVDMVIKENNGDFNHVYEDLSNKILQSINKYYEFSADKLVNMRYEKYQRLGRINQ